One genomic segment of Primulina eburnea isolate SZY01 unplaced genomic scaffold, ASM2296580v1 ctg150_ERROPOS100000, whole genome shotgun sequence includes these proteins:
- the LOC140820806 gene encoding glutamate receptor 3.2-like isoform X2: MDLNLLRLVVPLSLLFVVGFSQQNSSLGNVTFGAIFTFGSINGRVARIAMEAAVEDVNSDPRILGGRKLVLRTSDANFSGFRSIIGGLQYMAKDIVAVIGPQTSGMVHILSHLANELHVPMLSFTALDPTLSSLQYPYFIQTAPNDLYQMTAIADMVSYFGYKEVVVIYTDDDQSRGSMVALASKLGERLCRITYKAVLSPEALATPQEIRNELVKISLMESRVIVVHAFAAVGSNVFDMAHRLRMMENGYVWIATAWLSTVLDSLPVTRESAKSIQGVLTLRPHTPDSTRRRAFLSRWKRLSNGSVGLNPYGLYAYDTVLMIAKAVGEFLEGGGIISFSNDPILNSLGRSLNIGALSTFDGGKQLLANILQTNMTGLTGQIAFQPDKSMIRPAFEILNVIGEGYKQIGYWSNYSGLSTVPPEILYNKPPNRSSASQQLEGVVWPGRTMVKPHGWVLPHNGRPLRIGIPDRVGYKEFVSKDEKTNEIHGYCIDVFLAAAELLPYALSHEFIPLGDRHKNPSYSELVNLITTGVFDAAVGDITIVTNRTKIVDFTQPYIESGLLVVVPVRKQSSSAWAFLRPFTAPMWAVTGVFFVMIAVVVWILEHRINDEFRGPPRKQLITILWFGFSTMFFAHRENTMSTLGRMVLIIWLFAVLIITSSYTASLTSILTVQKLAPSIRGIESLITSNDRIGFQVGSFAEDYLNEELSIAKSRLVPLGSPEEYVDALRNRRVTAVVDERPYMELFLSSYCISKRLPFSAGHVNCDLNVVRKWRA, translated from the exons ATGGATTTGAATTTACTTAGGTTGGTGGTGCCTTTATCTCTTCTTTTTGTTGTGGGATTCTCACAACAGAATTCAAGTCTAGGCAATGTTACATTTGGGGCTATTTTCACATTTGGTAGTATTAATGGGAGAGTGGCAAGGATTGCTATGGAGGCTGCTGTTGAAGATGTGAATTCTGATCCAAGAATTCTTGGAGGGAGAAAGCTAGTTCTCAGAACCTCCGATGCAAATTTCAGTGGTTTTCGAAGCATCATTGGAG GATTGCAGTATATGGCAAAGGATATCGTAGCAGTTATTGGGCCTCAAACCTCTGGAATGGTTCATATTTTATCACACCTTGCAAATGAACTCCATGTCCCAATGTTGTCATTTACGGCCTTGGATCCAACCCTTTCCTCTCTCCAGTACCCGTACTTCATTCAAACGGCACCGAACGACCTTTACCAAATGACAGCAATAGCTGATATGGTTAGTTATTTCGGTTATAAAGAAGTGGTGGTTATTTACACAGATGATGATCAGAGCCGGGGATCTATGGTTGCTCTAGCCAGTAAGCTGGGTGAGAGGCTTTGTAGAATCACATACAAGGCAGTGCTTTCTCCTGAAGCGTTAGCTACTCCACAAGAAATCAGGAACGAGTTAGTTAAGATTTCTCTGATGGAATCCCGGGTAATTGTTGTGCATGCTTTTGCTGCGGTTGGCAGTAATGTTTTTGATATGGCTCATAGACTAAGAATGATGGAGAATGGATATGTTTGGATCGCTACAGCTTGGCTCTCTACGGTGTTGGATTCCTTACCCGTAACCAGAGAATCTGCCAAATCAATTCAAGGGGTTCTCACGCTTCGTCCCCACACACCAGACTCTACAAGAAGAAGGGCTTTCTTGTCTCGATGGAAGAGATTAAGCAATGGTTCAGTAGGGCTGAATCCATACGGTCTATACGCTTACGATACTGTCTTGATGATTGCCAAAGCAGTGGGAGAATTTCTTGAAGGTGGTGGCATCATTTCCTTCTCAAATGACCCAATTTTGAACAGTTTGGGACGGAGCCTAAATATTGGTGCCTTAAGCACATTTGATGGAGGAAAGCAACTTCTTGCCAACATATTACAAACAAACATGACTGGTCTAACTGGCCAAATTGCATTCCAGCCTGATAAATCAATGATACGTCCAGCTTTTGAAATACTCAATGTAATAGGAGAGGGTTACAAGCAAATAGGCTATTGGTCTAATTACTCCGGTCTTTCTACGGTGCCTCCAGAGATTCTTTACAACAAACCACCTAATCGTTCAAGTGCGAGCCAACAATTAGAAGGTGTCGTATGGCCAGGAAGAACGATGGTCAAGCCACATGGTTGGGTACTTCCGCACAATGGAAGACCCTTGAGAATCGGAATACCGGATCGAGTCGGTTACAAGGAATTTGTTTCTAAGGATGAAAAAACCAACGAGATCCATggatattgcattgatgtttttCTTGCCGCTGCAGAGTTACTTCCCTATGCGCTGTCTCATGAATTCATCCCGCTCGGAGATAGACATAAGAATCCAAGCTACTCAGAGCTCGTAAATTTGATCACAACTGGT GTCTTTGATGCAGCTGTAGGTGACATTACTATCGTAACCAACCGTACAAAAATTGTGGATTTTACTCAGCCTTACATTGAGTCAGGGCTTCTTGTGGTGGTACCAGTAAGAAAGCAGAGCTCAAGTGCTTGGGCTTTCTTGCGGCCATTTACTGCACCAATGTGGGCAGTCACAGGGGTGTTTTTCGTCATGATTGCAGTTGTAGTTTGGATTTTGGAACACAGAATAAACGACGAATTCCGTGGTCCTCCTAGGAAACAGCTCATCACAATTTTATG GTTTGGCTTCTCAACTATGTTCTTTGCTCACA GAGAAAATACTATGAGCACACTTGGTCGAATGGTTCTAATCATCTGGCTTTTTGCCGTTTTAATCATCACCTCCAGCTACACTGCTAGCTTGACCTCTATCCTGACCGTGCAAAAGCTGGCCCCATCGATCAGAGGAATCGAGTCATTGATAACAAGCAATGACCGTATAGGATTCCAAGTTGGATCTTTTGCAGAAGATTATTTAAATGAGGAACTCAGCATAGCTAAATCGAGGCTCGTTCCTCTCGGATCACCAGAAGAATATGTGGATGCCTTAAGGAACAGAAGAGTTACTGCAGTCGTAGATGAACGTCCTTACATGGAACTATTCCTCTCAAGCTACT GCATTTCCAAGAGACTCCCCTTTAGCGCTGGACATGTCAACTGCGATCTTAACGTTGTCAGAAAATGGAGAGCTTAA
- the LOC140820806 gene encoding glutamate receptor 3.2-like isoform X1, translated as MDLNLLRLVVPLSLLFVVGFSQQNSSLGNVTFGAIFTFGSINGRVARIAMEAAVEDVNSDPRILGGRKLVLRTSDANFSGFRSIIGGLQYMAKDIVAVIGPQTSGMVHILSHLANELHVPMLSFTALDPTLSSLQYPYFIQTAPNDLYQMTAIADMVSYFGYKEVVVIYTDDDQSRGSMVALASKLGERLCRITYKAVLSPEALATPQEIRNELVKISLMESRVIVVHAFAAVGSNVFDMAHRLRMMENGYVWIATAWLSTVLDSLPVTRESAKSIQGVLTLRPHTPDSTRRRAFLSRWKRLSNGSVGLNPYGLYAYDTVLMIAKAVGEFLEGGGIISFSNDPILNSLGRSLNIGALSTFDGGKQLLANILQTNMTGLTGQIAFQPDKSMIRPAFEILNVIGEGYKQIGYWSNYSGLSTVPPEILYNKPPNRSSASQQLEGVVWPGRTMVKPHGWVLPHNGRPLRIGIPDRVGYKEFVSKDEKTNEIHGYCIDVFLAAAELLPYALSHEFIPLGDRHKNPSYSELVNLITTGVFDAAVGDITIVTNRTKIVDFTQPYIESGLLVVVPVRKQSSSAWAFLRPFTAPMWAVTGVFFVMIAVVVWILEHRINDEFRGPPRKQLITILWFGFSTMFFAHRENTMSTLGRMVLIIWLFAVLIITSSYTASLTSILTVQKLAPSIRGIESLITSNDRIGFQVGSFAEDYLNEELSIAKSRLVPLGSPEEYVDALRNRRVTAVVDERPYMELFLSSYCEFQAVGHEFTKSGWGFAFPRDSPLALDMSTAILTLSENGELKKIRDKWLKVRGCSQGNTSGSNRVQLDSFWGLFIICGTACSLALIIYLCKIIRKFNRYFAHESETLTPNSSRSSRIQRFLSFVDEKEEDVKRRLKRKHSSTISRGASEEHGSSSGTKSEILVQRPNGNTYFQYS; from the exons ATGGATTTGAATTTACTTAGGTTGGTGGTGCCTTTATCTCTTCTTTTTGTTGTGGGATTCTCACAACAGAATTCAAGTCTAGGCAATGTTACATTTGGGGCTATTTTCACATTTGGTAGTATTAATGGGAGAGTGGCAAGGATTGCTATGGAGGCTGCTGTTGAAGATGTGAATTCTGATCCAAGAATTCTTGGAGGGAGAAAGCTAGTTCTCAGAACCTCCGATGCAAATTTCAGTGGTTTTCGAAGCATCATTGGAG GATTGCAGTATATGGCAAAGGATATCGTAGCAGTTATTGGGCCTCAAACCTCTGGAATGGTTCATATTTTATCACACCTTGCAAATGAACTCCATGTCCCAATGTTGTCATTTACGGCCTTGGATCCAACCCTTTCCTCTCTCCAGTACCCGTACTTCATTCAAACGGCACCGAACGACCTTTACCAAATGACAGCAATAGCTGATATGGTTAGTTATTTCGGTTATAAAGAAGTGGTGGTTATTTACACAGATGATGATCAGAGCCGGGGATCTATGGTTGCTCTAGCCAGTAAGCTGGGTGAGAGGCTTTGTAGAATCACATACAAGGCAGTGCTTTCTCCTGAAGCGTTAGCTACTCCACAAGAAATCAGGAACGAGTTAGTTAAGATTTCTCTGATGGAATCCCGGGTAATTGTTGTGCATGCTTTTGCTGCGGTTGGCAGTAATGTTTTTGATATGGCTCATAGACTAAGAATGATGGAGAATGGATATGTTTGGATCGCTACAGCTTGGCTCTCTACGGTGTTGGATTCCTTACCCGTAACCAGAGAATCTGCCAAATCAATTCAAGGGGTTCTCACGCTTCGTCCCCACACACCAGACTCTACAAGAAGAAGGGCTTTCTTGTCTCGATGGAAGAGATTAAGCAATGGTTCAGTAGGGCTGAATCCATACGGTCTATACGCTTACGATACTGTCTTGATGATTGCCAAAGCAGTGGGAGAATTTCTTGAAGGTGGTGGCATCATTTCCTTCTCAAATGACCCAATTTTGAACAGTTTGGGACGGAGCCTAAATATTGGTGCCTTAAGCACATTTGATGGAGGAAAGCAACTTCTTGCCAACATATTACAAACAAACATGACTGGTCTAACTGGCCAAATTGCATTCCAGCCTGATAAATCAATGATACGTCCAGCTTTTGAAATACTCAATGTAATAGGAGAGGGTTACAAGCAAATAGGCTATTGGTCTAATTACTCCGGTCTTTCTACGGTGCCTCCAGAGATTCTTTACAACAAACCACCTAATCGTTCAAGTGCGAGCCAACAATTAGAAGGTGTCGTATGGCCAGGAAGAACGATGGTCAAGCCACATGGTTGGGTACTTCCGCACAATGGAAGACCCTTGAGAATCGGAATACCGGATCGAGTCGGTTACAAGGAATTTGTTTCTAAGGATGAAAAAACCAACGAGATCCATggatattgcattgatgtttttCTTGCCGCTGCAGAGTTACTTCCCTATGCGCTGTCTCATGAATTCATCCCGCTCGGAGATAGACATAAGAATCCAAGCTACTCAGAGCTCGTAAATTTGATCACAACTGGT GTCTTTGATGCAGCTGTAGGTGACATTACTATCGTAACCAACCGTACAAAAATTGTGGATTTTACTCAGCCTTACATTGAGTCAGGGCTTCTTGTGGTGGTACCAGTAAGAAAGCAGAGCTCAAGTGCTTGGGCTTTCTTGCGGCCATTTACTGCACCAATGTGGGCAGTCACAGGGGTGTTTTTCGTCATGATTGCAGTTGTAGTTTGGATTTTGGAACACAGAATAAACGACGAATTCCGTGGTCCTCCTAGGAAACAGCTCATCACAATTTTATG GTTTGGCTTCTCAACTATGTTCTTTGCTCACA GAGAAAATACTATGAGCACACTTGGTCGAATGGTTCTAATCATCTGGCTTTTTGCCGTTTTAATCATCACCTCCAGCTACACTGCTAGCTTGACCTCTATCCTGACCGTGCAAAAGCTGGCCCCATCGATCAGAGGAATCGAGTCATTGATAACAAGCAATGACCGTATAGGATTCCAAGTTGGATCTTTTGCAGAAGATTATTTAAATGAGGAACTCAGCATAGCTAAATCGAGGCTCGTTCCTCTCGGATCACCAGAAGAATATGTGGATGCCTTAAGGAACAGAAGAGTTACTGCAGTCGTAGATGAACGTCCTTACATGGAACTATTCCTCTCAAGCTACTGTGAGTTCCAAGCTGTGGGACATGAGTTCACTAAAAGTGGCTGGGGATTC GCATTTCCAAGAGACTCCCCTTTAGCGCTGGACATGTCAACTGCGATCTTAACGTTGTCAGAAAATGGAGAGCTTAAAAAAATACGGGACAAATGGCTGAAAGTACGAGGTTGCAGCCAAGGAAATACTTCAGGATCAAACAGAGTTCAGTTAGATAGCTTTTGGGGACTTTTCATTATATGTGGAACGGCATGCTCTCTTGCTCTTATAATCTATTTATGCAAGATCATAAGAAAGTTCAACAGATATTTTGCTCACGAATCAGAAACATTGACACCGAACAGTTCACGGTCCTCACGAATCCAAAGATTCTTGTCGTTTGTCGATGAAAAGGAAGAAGATGTGAAGAGAAGGTTGAAAAGGAAGCACTCGTCGACTATATCCAGAGGTGCTTCTGAAGAACATGGATCTTCAAGTGGAACTAAATCTGAAATTTTAGTCCAGAGGCCAAATGGCAATACTTATTTTCAATATTCTTAA